In Mercurialis annua linkage group LG6, ddMerAnnu1.2, whole genome shotgun sequence, the following are encoded in one genomic region:
- the LOC126686690 gene encoding 5'-adenylylsulfate reductase-like 4 yields the protein MGARVCQRRIAMLLPLVIILLKTSISASAFDATAADLSRSISRSKEVLMCSRESLLDSIFQFLDQTCTATSDSPSFFGVTEGDEVSLQKALNLVHKNSHTYVAVLFYAAWCPFSRNFRPSFSLLSSFYPSVAHFAIEESSIMPSILSKYGVHGFPTLFILNSTMRERYQGSRNLGSLVAFYADVTGIKTESLNKVPLDKIIHQSNHEKHDNYDHESCSFSWARSPENLFRQETYLALATTFVLVRLIYLFFPTLLALAQFAWRRQICNLRVGSFLEHPRAYLNGIMQIFNSLKEPCKKRNLQEGAMNARAWASKSLATVSIGDASNSRGSPISECR from the exons ATGGGAGCTAGGGTTTGCCAAAGGCGGATCGCGATGCTCTTGCCGCtcgttataattttattaaagacTTCAATTTCTGCCTCCGCCTTTGACGCTACCGCCGCCGACCTCAGTAGGAGCATTAGTAGAAGCAAGGAGGTTTTGATGTGTTCGCGAGAATCCCTTTTAGATTCGATCTTTCAATTTCTAGATCAAACCTGCACCGCTACTTCTGATTCTCCTAGTTTCTTTGGTGTTACAGAG GGTGACGAGGTTTCACTACAAAAGGCGTTGAATTTGGTTCATAAAAACAGTCATACATATGTAGCTGTGCTCTTCTACGCAGCGTGGTGTCCTTTCTCTAGGAACTTTAGGCCAAGCTTTTCCCTGCTTTCTTCTTTCTATCCTTCTGTCGCTCATTTCGCAATTGAAGAATCGTCCATCATGCCGAG CATACTCTCGAAGTATGGAGTTCATGGATTTCCGactcttttcattttaaattctaCAATGCGGGAACGCTATCAAGGTTCTCGGAATCTGGGCTCCCTTGTTGCTTTTTATGCAGATGTTACTG GTATTAAAACTGAATCATTGAATAAGGTACCCCTTGACAAAATTATTCATCAGTCAAATCACGAGAAACATGACAATTATGATCATGAAAGCTGTTCATTTTCATGGGCAAGATCTCCAGAGAATTTGTTTAGGCAGGAGACATATTTGGCTCTGGCAACAACATTTGTGCTTGTAAgattgatttatttgtttttcccTACACTGCTTGCATTGGCTCAATTTGCTTGGAGACGGCAAATTTGTAACTTGAGAGTGGGGAGCTTTTTGGAGCATCCTCGAGCATATCTAAACGGAATAATGCAGATTTTCAATTCTCTCAAGGAGCCTTGCAAGAAGCGTAATTTGCAAGAAGGAGCAATGAATGCTAGAGCATGGGCTTCCAAGTCACTTGCTACAGTTTCAATAGGCGATGCAAGCAATAGTAGGGGTTCACCGATAAGTGAATGTCGCTGA
- the LOC126686689 gene encoding 14-3-3-like protein GF14 iota isoform X2, whose product MAITGNGAYGMITGTTRNHKKDKHYLLGQLVNITLLIKNRKSTHSNPNINVSHFSIRSFNRPFHNPTLITISPPKYDTHSEKRNVKMEKEREQQVHLARVAEQAERYDEMVEAMKKVAKLDVELTVEERNLVSVGYKNVIGARRASWRIKGYCQTEEEELLKICNDILSVIDHHLLPSATTGESTVFYYKMKGDYYRYLAEFKSADERKEAADQSLKAYEAATATASTDLPPTHPIRLDLALNFSVFYYEILNSPERACHLAKQAFDEAIAEIDSLNEESYKDSTLIMQLLRDNLTLWTSDLPEEGGVSDAKSYVLISKLPADIYRKYVEDANTTHMTGFTFVVISIVHLAGGKVIEENLWHHLRRMGLHEIDESHPVLGNMKQALEMLVQQRYLQKDKVNGPEGSILVYELAERALDGSVNKRIKEYISQIVKNDVATVELD is encoded by the exons ATGGCGATAACGGGAAATGGAGCCTACGGCATGATTACGGGTACAACTCGTAACCacaaaaaagacaaacattatTTGCTGGGCCAATTAGTCAACATCAcactattaattaaaaatcgaaaatcaACGCATTCAAACCCTAACATCAACGTCTCACATTTCTCCATCAGATCATTCAATCGTCCATTTCACAATCCAACGCTCATCACCATCTCTCCGCCAAAATATGACACACACTCGGAGAAAAGAAACGTGAAAATGGAGAAGGAGAGAGAGCAACAAGTTCACTTAGCCAGAGTTGCAGAGCAAGCTGAGCGATACGATG AGATGGTGGAAGCAATGAAGAAAGTAGCTAAGTTGGATGTGGAATTGACAGTGGAGGAGAGGAATTTGGTGTCTGTTGGTTACAAAAACGTGATCGGGGCAAGAAGGGCATCGTGGCGAATTAAGGGGTACTGTCAGACGGAGGAAGAGGAGCTTCTAAAGATCTGCAATGACATACTATCAGTGATTGATCACCATCTTCTTCCCTCTGCAACCACCGGGGAATCCACTGTTTTTTACTATAAGAT GAAAGGAGATTACTATCGTTATTTAGCTGAGTTTAAGTCTGCTGATGAACGCAAGGAAGCTGCAGATCAGTCCCTTAAGGCTTATGAG GCTGCCACTGCTACTGCATCAACGGACCTACCCCCTACTCATCCAATCAGACTTGACCTGGCTCTGAACTTTTCTGTTTTTTACTATGAGATTTTGAACTCTCCTGAAAG GGCATGCCACCTGGCGAAACAAGCATTTGATGAAGCAATAGCAGAAATTGATAGCCTCAATGAAGAGTCATACAAGGACAGCACTCTTATCATGCAGCTTCTAAGGGATAATCTCACTCTCTGGACATCAGATCTTCCAGAGGAGGGTG GTGTTTCTGATGCTAAATCATATGTTCTCATCAGTAAGCTACCGGCTGATATATATAGGAAATATGTCGAGGATGCAAACACAACGCACATGACTGGTTTTACATTTGTTGTAATCAGTATTGTGCACCTGGCTGGTGGCAAAGTCATAGAGG AAAATCTTTGGCATCACTTGAGGCGAATGGGGTTACATGAAATTGATGAAAGCCATCCGGTCCTGGGGAACATGAAGCAGGCATTGGAGATGCTCGTCCAGCAAAG ATATTTGCAGAAAGACAAAGTTAATGGTCCTGAAGGTAGTATTTTGGTGTATGAGCTTGCTGAGAGAGCTTTAGATGGTTCCGTcaataaaagaattaaagaaTACATATCACAG ATTGTGAAAAATGACGTGGCCACGGTGGAACTTGATTAA
- the LOC126686689 gene encoding uncharacterized protein LOC126686689 isoform X1 produces the protein MAITGNGAYGMITGTTRNHKKDKHYLLGQLVNITLLIKNRKSTHSNPNINVSHFSIRSFNRPFHNPTLITISPPKYDTHSEKRNVKMEKEREQQVHLARVAEQAERYDEMVEAMKKVAKLDVELTVEERNLVSVGYKNVIGARRASWRIKGYCQTEEEELLKICNDILSVIDHHLLPSATTGESTVFYYKMKGDYYRYLAEFKSADERKEAADQSLKAYEAATATASTDLPPTHPIRLDLALNFSVFYYEILNSPERACHLAKQAFDEAIAEIDSLNEESYKDSTLIMQLLRDNLTLWTSDLPEEGGMANSSQDWSQLNISEEEKDKLVAEVIRYVLFKTHHNSGCPIKRDELTQIVTKNYRQRLLPALVINEAISKLSSIFGFEMRELQRSRPSSNTQQPSVSDAKSYVLISKLPADIYRKYVEDANTTHMTGFTFVVISIVHLAGGKVIEENLWHHLRRMGLHEIDESHPVLGNMKQALEMLVQQRYLQKDKVNGPEGSILVYELAERALDGSVNKRIKEYISQIVKNDVATVELD, from the exons ATGGCGATAACGGGAAATGGAGCCTACGGCATGATTACGGGTACAACTCGTAACCacaaaaaagacaaacattatTTGCTGGGCCAATTAGTCAACATCAcactattaattaaaaatcgaaaatcaACGCATTCAAACCCTAACATCAACGTCTCACATTTCTCCATCAGATCATTCAATCGTCCATTTCACAATCCAACGCTCATCACCATCTCTCCGCCAAAATATGACACACACTCGGAGAAAAGAAACGTGAAAATGGAGAAGGAGAGAGAGCAACAAGTTCACTTAGCCAGAGTTGCAGAGCAAGCTGAGCGATACGATG AGATGGTGGAAGCAATGAAGAAAGTAGCTAAGTTGGATGTGGAATTGACAGTGGAGGAGAGGAATTTGGTGTCTGTTGGTTACAAAAACGTGATCGGGGCAAGAAGGGCATCGTGGCGAATTAAGGGGTACTGTCAGACGGAGGAAGAGGAGCTTCTAAAGATCTGCAATGACATACTATCAGTGATTGATCACCATCTTCTTCCCTCTGCAACCACCGGGGAATCCACTGTTTTTTACTATAAGAT GAAAGGAGATTACTATCGTTATTTAGCTGAGTTTAAGTCTGCTGATGAACGCAAGGAAGCTGCAGATCAGTCCCTTAAGGCTTATGAG GCTGCCACTGCTACTGCATCAACGGACCTACCCCCTACTCATCCAATCAGACTTGACCTGGCTCTGAACTTTTCTGTTTTTTACTATGAGATTTTGAACTCTCCTGAAAG GGCATGCCACCTGGCGAAACAAGCATTTGATGAAGCAATAGCAGAAATTGATAGCCTCAATGAAGAGTCATACAAGGACAGCACTCTTATCATGCAGCTTCTAAGGGATAATCTCACTCTCTGGACATCAGATCTTCCAGAGGAGGGTG GAATGGCAAATTCAAGTCAAGATTGGAGTCAACTGAACATATCAGAAGAGGAAAAAGACAAGCTTGTAGCAGAAGTGATCCGCTATGTGCTTTTCAAGACGCATCATAATTCAGGTTGCCCTATTAAACGAGACGAGCTTACTCAAATTGTCACCAAAAACTACCGTCAGCGTCTGCTTCCTGCTTTGGTTATTAACGAGGCCATCTCTAAGCTCTCTTCCATTTTCGGGTTTGAAATGCGAGAACTTCAAAGATCTCGTCCTTCTTCTAACACTCAACAACCAA GTGTTTCTGATGCTAAATCATATGTTCTCATCAGTAAGCTACCGGCTGATATATATAGGAAATATGTCGAGGATGCAAACACAACGCACATGACTGGTTTTACATTTGTTGTAATCAGTATTGTGCACCTGGCTGGTGGCAAAGTCATAGAGG AAAATCTTTGGCATCACTTGAGGCGAATGGGGTTACATGAAATTGATGAAAGCCATCCGGTCCTGGGGAACATGAAGCAGGCATTGGAGATGCTCGTCCAGCAAAG ATATTTGCAGAAAGACAAAGTTAATGGTCCTGAAGGTAGTATTTTGGTGTATGAGCTTGCTGAGAGAGCTTTAGATGGTTCCGTcaataaaagaattaaagaaTACATATCACAG ATTGTGAAAAATGACGTGGCCACGGTGGAACTTGATTAA
- the LOC126686691 gene encoding uncharacterized protein LOC126686691, which yields MANSSQDWSQLNISEEEKDKLVAEVIRYVLFKTHHNSGCPIKRDELTQIVTKNYRQRLLPALVINEAISKLSSIFGFEMRELQRSRPSSNTQQPSVSDAKSYVLISKLPADIYRKYVEDANTTHMTGFTFVVISIVHLAGGKVIEENLWHHLRRMGLHETDESHPVLENMKQALEMLVQQRYLQKDKVNGPEGSILVYELAERALDGSVNERIKEYISQIVKNDVATVELD from the exons ATGGCAAATTCAAGTCAAGATTGGAGTCAACTGAACATATCAGAAGAGGAAAAAGACAAGCTTGTAGCAGAAGTGATCCGCTATGTGCTTTTCAAGACGCATCATAATTCAGGTTGCCCTATTAAACGAGACGAGCTTACTCAAATTGTCACCAAAAACTACCGTCAGCGTCTGCTTCCTGCTTTGGTTATTAACGAGGCCATCTCTAAGCTCTCTTCCATTTTCGGGTTTGAAATGCGAGAACTTCAAAGATCTCGTCCTTCTTCTAACACTCAACAACCAA GTGTTTCTGATGCTAAATCATATGTTCTCATCAGTAAGCTACCGGCTGATATATATAGGAAATATGTCGAGGATGCAAACACAACGCATATGACTGGTTTTACATTTGTTGTAATCAGTATTGTGCACCTGGCTGGTGGCAAAGTCATAGAGG AAAATCTTTGGCATCACTTGAGGCGAATGGGGTTACATGAAACTGATGAAAGCCATCCGGTCCTGGAGAACATGAAGCAGGCATTGGAGATGCTCGTCCAGCAAAG ATATTTGCAGAAAGACAAAGTTAATGGTCCTGAAGGTAGTATTTTGGTGTATGAGCTTGCTGAGAGAGCTTTAGATGGTTCCGTCAATGAAAGAATTAAAGAATACATATCACAG ATTGTGAAAAATGACGTGGCCACGGTGGAACTTGATTAA
- the LOC126687714 gene encoding uncharacterized protein LOC126687714: MEKFRRKEPRNTSFLNIGNPPSTEIRDEPFPLNYKTPQLDDYNGTRDPITHLSCFQVVMMVQSLSEAAGFKLFPTTLKGPAAIWYQSLKEGSIRSSNELKPGESLQSYIGRFNAEAVEVGNLNDDTVIDAMKDNTTMMAFRDNLITNPVQTYSQLMDRAWNYINLDEEQLRKATQTTTQFQTPKPTFSQTARQDTFRPRNQQQVGPQRTEQHRAVKVEDQSFIPLNTPRSHILMWIQNTNEPVRYPPKLQYEGDRKKYCQFHDGHGHVTDECGSLKKEID, encoded by the exons ATGGAAAAATTCAGGAGGAAAGAGCCGAGGAACACAAGCTTCTTAAACATTGGAAACCCACCGTCTACCGAGATACGGGATGAACCCTTCCCTTTAAACTACAAAACACCGCAGTTAGACGACTACAATGGAACAAGGGATCCGATCACACACTTGAGCTGCTTCCAAGTGGTCATGATGGTACAAAGCTTATCCGAAGCCGCCGGTTTCAAGCTCTTTCCAACAACCCTGAAAGGACCGGCTGCCATCTGGTATCAAAGCCTGAAAGAAGGCTCTATTCGGAGCTCTAACGAGCTC AAACCAGGAGAAAGTTTGCAAAGCTATATCGGCAGATTCAATGCCGAAGCCGTCGAAGTAGGAAACTTGAATGATGATACCGTGATAGACGCAATGAAGGACAACACAACGATGATGGCCTTCAGAGATAACCTGATAACGAATCCGGTACAAACTTACTCCCAGCTCATGGACCGAGCCTGGAATTATATAAATTTGGACGAAGAACAACTACGAAAAGCCACACAAACGACAACACAGTTCCAAACACCAAAGCCTACTTTCAGTCAGACGGCTAGGCAAGACACGTTCAGGCCAAGAAACCAACAACAAGTCGGTCCACAACGAACAGAACAACACCGTGCAGTGAAAGTAGAAGACCAATCCTTCATTCCACTCAATACACCGAGATCGCACATCTTAATGTGGATACAGAACACCAATGAGCCAGTAAGATACCCACCAAAGCTTCAGTACGAGGGAGATAGGAAAAAATACTGCCAATTCCACGATGGCCATGGCCATGTCACCGATGAATGTGGAAGTCTGAAGAAGGAAATTGACTGA